In a genomic window of Bordetella petrii:
- a CDS encoding inositol monophosphatase family protein gives MHPMLNIAIKAARRAGTIINRASLDLERLNVARKGPRDYVTEVDRASEESIVETLRAAYPDHAVLGEEYGLQGPEQAEFQWIIDPLDGTTNFIHGLPNYAVSIALTQRGQVTQAVVYDPSRNELFTASRGSGTFLNDRRVRVSGRSRYSEALLGAHWPKSGDIDAGGGRFRQLTEGCTGVRRLGSTVLDLAYVAAGRLDGFCGMRLKPWDLAAGSLLVQEAGGLVGDFDGEQGWLDSGNVLAASPKIFTQMLVALQPKQD, from the coding sequence ATGCACCCGATGCTCAATATCGCCATCAAGGCGGCCCGGCGTGCCGGCACCATCATCAACCGTGCCAGCCTGGATTTGGAACGACTCAACGTGGCTCGCAAGGGGCCGCGCGATTATGTCACGGAAGTCGACCGCGCTTCCGAAGAGTCCATCGTTGAAACCCTGCGCGCCGCTTATCCCGACCATGCCGTGCTGGGCGAAGAATACGGGCTGCAAGGCCCCGAGCAGGCCGAGTTCCAGTGGATCATCGACCCCCTCGACGGTACCACCAACTTCATTCACGGCCTGCCAAACTATGCCGTGTCCATCGCGCTGACGCAGCGTGGCCAGGTCACGCAGGCGGTCGTCTACGACCCGTCGCGCAACGAGCTGTTCACCGCCAGCCGGGGCAGCGGCACCTTCCTGAACGACCGCCGCGTGCGGGTGTCGGGCCGTTCGCGCTACAGCGAGGCCTTGCTGGGCGCGCACTGGCCCAAGTCGGGCGACATCGATGCCGGCGGCGGGCGGTTCCGCCAGCTCACCGAAGGCTGCACCGGCGTGCGCCGCCTGGGCTCCACCGTGCTCGACCTGGCCTACGTGGCCGCGGGCCGGCTGGACGGCTTCTGCGGCATGCGCCTCAAGCCCTGGGACCTGGCCGCCGGCAGCCTGCTGGTGCAGGAAGCCGGCGGGCTGGTGGGCGATTTCGACGGCGAACAGGGCTGGCTCGATTCCGGCAATGTGCTGGCCGCCAGCCCCAAGATTTTCACCCAGATGCTGGTTGCCCTGCAGCCCAAGCAAGACTAA
- a CDS encoding RNA methyltransferase, with protein MTQAFSRVQFIMVQPSHPGNVGSAARAIKTMGFADLVLVEPRYPDMTSQPEAVALASGATDVLERARVCATLEEALAPVTLAFALTARVRDLGPPPCDIRQAAELASQHLAAPGSGCAAVVLGTERAGLTNAQIALCQRICHIPANPEYSSLNVAQALQLAAWELRYALLRANGATLLPASTAQQPDPGAALATSEAVQAFLAHWQEALVHVQFLDPAHPKKLMPRMRHLFSRSALTRDEIDMLRGVCTAMLRKK; from the coding sequence ATGACTCAAGCATTTTCACGCGTCCAGTTCATCATGGTACAGCCCAGTCACCCCGGAAACGTGGGTTCGGCGGCCCGTGCCATCAAGACCATGGGCTTTGCCGATCTGGTGCTGGTCGAGCCCCGCTACCCGGACATGACGTCCCAGCCCGAGGCGGTAGCCCTGGCCAGCGGCGCCACCGACGTGCTGGAGCGCGCGCGGGTCTGCGCCACCCTGGAAGAGGCCCTGGCCCCGGTAACGCTGGCCTTCGCGCTGACGGCCCGCGTACGCGACCTGGGCCCCCCGCCCTGTGACATCCGCCAGGCCGCGGAGCTGGCCAGCCAGCACCTGGCCGCGCCAGGGTCCGGCTGCGCCGCCGTGGTGCTGGGCACCGAGCGGGCCGGCCTGACCAACGCCCAGATCGCCCTGTGCCAGCGCATCTGCCATATTCCGGCCAACCCCGAATACAGTTCGCTGAACGTCGCACAGGCGCTGCAACTGGCGGCGTGGGAGCTGCGTTACGCGCTGCTGCGGGCCAACGGGGCCACGCTGCTGCCCGCGTCCACCGCGCAGCAGCCCGACCCGGGCGCCGCCCTGGCCACGAGCGAGGCGGTGCAGGCGTTTTTGGCGCACTGGCAGGAAGCGCTGGTGCACGTGCAGTTCCTGGACCCTGCCCACCCCAAGAAGCTGATGCCGCGCATGCGCCACCTGTTCAGCCGCAGCGCCCTGACCCGCGACGAAATCGACATGCTGCGCGGGGTGTGCACGGCGATGCTGCGCAAAAAATAA
- a CDS encoding Bug family tripartite tricarboxylate transporter substrate binding protein: protein MTKGQKPRFLRHAVTLLAGALGALALGASAQAAYPDKPVHIVVGFSAGGTTDVIARIMAKELTEELKQSFVVENKPGAGSNIATDYVKRAEPDGYTLLFVAVTSAINQTLYKNISFDLTKDFAPVALGAKVPNILVVNPQVPVKSVKELVDYAKANPGKLAFASSGSGTSIHMAGELFKLRAGLDVLHVPYKGSAPAVTDLIGGQVQFMFDNMPSSWPHVKGGKLRALAVTTAKRSPTAPDLPTMQESGFEKFDVSSWFGLIAPAGTPPEVIEKLNAVIVKAQDNPEVQKAFAGLGAVGEKTTPAEFGAFIKSEVENWAPVVKASGAQVD from the coding sequence ATGACCAAAGGTCAGAAACCCCGCTTCCTGCGCCATGCCGTCACGCTGCTGGCCGGTGCCCTGGGGGCGCTCGCGTTGGGCGCCAGCGCCCAGGCTGCCTATCCGGACAAGCCCGTGCACATCGTGGTCGGCTTTTCGGCAGGCGGGACTACCGACGTCATCGCCCGCATCATGGCCAAGGAACTCACCGAAGAGCTGAAGCAGTCCTTCGTGGTCGAGAACAAGCCTGGCGCCGGCAGCAACATCGCTACCGATTACGTCAAGCGGGCTGAACCCGACGGCTACACGCTGCTGTTCGTGGCCGTTACCAGCGCCATCAACCAGACGCTGTACAAGAACATTTCGTTCGACCTGACCAAAGACTTCGCGCCGGTCGCCCTGGGCGCCAAGGTGCCCAACATCCTGGTGGTGAACCCGCAGGTGCCGGTTAAGTCGGTGAAAGAACTGGTCGACTACGCCAAGGCCAACCCCGGCAAGCTGGCGTTCGCCTCGTCCGGCAGCGGCACGTCCATCCACATGGCGGGTGAACTGTTCAAGCTGCGTGCCGGCCTGGACGTGCTGCACGTGCCGTACAAGGGCAGCGCCCCGGCCGTTACCGACCTGATCGGCGGCCAGGTGCAGTTCATGTTCGACAACATGCCGTCGTCGTGGCCCCACGTGAAGGGCGGCAAACTGCGCGCCCTGGCCGTTACCACGGCCAAGCGCTCGCCTACCGCTCCCGACCTGCCCACCATGCAAGAATCGGGCTTCGAGAAATTCGACGTGTCGTCGTGGTTCGGCCTGATCGCGCCGGCCGGCACGCCGCCCGAAGTGATCGAGAAGCTCAACGCCGTGATCGTCAAGGCGCAGGACAACCCCGAAGTCCAGAAAGCCTTCGCGGGCCTGGGCGCCGTGGGTGAGAAAACCACGCCGGCCGAGTTCGGCGCGTTCATCAAGTCCGAAGTCGAGAACTGGGCCCCGGTGGTCAAGGCCTCGGGCGCGCAAGTCGACTAA